GTACGCTCCTGCGCGCATTCGAACGGGCGGGCCTGAGCGGCTACGCCGTGATCTCAACGCTCGCTTTCGTTCTGACGGTGGGCGTGTTCGTGGGACTGTATGGTGCGGCCTGTGCCGGCATGGCCCGCCTGTTGCGTGGCGAGAGCGCATTCATTACCGGACGCATGGCCGATCTGTTCGCACCGTCGCTGCTGCCGATCGGTGTCGGCTACCACCTCGCGCATTATGTCTCCTACCTGCTGATCCAGGGGCAGCGGCTCATTGCGCAGGCGAGTGACCCGTTCGCCAGCGGAGCCGATCTGCTCGGCACCGCCGACTACCGGGTCGCGATCGATGTCATCTCACCGGGCACGGTCTGGTACCTCGCGGTCGCGGCCGTGGTCCTCGGTCATGTGATCGCCGTCTACGCCGCCCATCGCCTCGCACTCATGCACCTCGGCGACCGCCGCGCGGCCGCCATCAGCCAACTCCCGCTGATCGCCCTGATGATCGCGTACACGGTCTTCAGCCTGTGGCTGTTCGCCCAGCCGACCGTTGAGGCGGGATAAAAAGGCTTTTCACGCAGAGCCGCAGAGCACGCGAAGGAAGGTCAAAATCGGTTTCTCGCCAAGACGCCAAGCGCGCCAAGTAAGGCAAAAATAGAGAGATAAAAAAACAGAAGGGCGCGCATTGATCAGCGCGATAGAAATGCCTCCAGGGAACCTCTGGCCAAGTCCAGACAGCGTATTGAGGAATGGTGTAGGTCGGGCTTCTAGCCCGACAGATCAGGGGCTTACGAGTGTCGGGCTGTAAGCCCGACCTACAGGCCTCCCGATAATCGGAGGATCCCTGATCAGCGATGCCGCGTTGTGAGCTACCGAAGAAATCGGCGCGGATCAGGAGAATCACAGAGTGATTTTTATACTTTAACGATTTTCCTTGGCGCGCTTGGCGTCTTGGCGAGAAACCGATTTTGACTTTTCTCCGCGCCTCAGCGCCTCTGCGTGAGGCCGATTTTGACCTTCCTGCACTATCGCCGGATCAACCGTCGAGATCCGTGGCGGTGATCATTTCCAGCCAGTGGCGGACCGGCAACCCGGTGCCGGTCTGGATGTGGGTCAGGCAGCCGATGTTCGCGGTCGCGATCATCTCCGGTGCGCCTTTTTCCAGGTTCCGCACCTTGTCGCCGCGCAGCTGCTCGGCGAGTTCCGGCTGCAGGACGGAGTAGGTGCCCGCGGAGCCGCAGCAGATGTGCGGGTCGGCGACCGGCGTGAGTTCGAAGCCGATCCGCCGGAGCAGGTTCTCCACCCGGCCGCCGAGCCCGAGGCCGTGCTGCAGGGTGCAGGGCGCATGGAAGGCGATCCGTTTCGGGATGCCGTCGGCGGGGCGGAGCCGATCGGCGTAGGGCTCCAGCAGTTCGACCGGATCCACGGCCCGTTGCGTCGCCTGCTGCGCGCGCTCCGAATACGCGGGATCGGTGGCCAGCGCGTGCGCGTACTCGGCGACCTGGGCGCCGCAGCCGGTGGCGTTCACCACGATGGCGTCGGCGCCGGCGTCGAGTTCGGGCGCCCAGGCGTCGAGGTTGTGGCGGATCCGTTCGCGCGCCTTCTCGGGCGCGCCGAGGTGCTGGTCGATCGCGCCGCAGCAGCCGGCCGCGGGGGTGCGCACCGCCGCGATCCCGAGTTCGTCGAGTACACGGGCCGTATGGGCGTTGAT
Above is a genomic segment from Halofilum ochraceum containing:
- the glcF gene encoding glycolate oxidase subunit GlcF, whose product is MQTNLAPFIRDTEAGQEADAILRKCTHCGFCLANCPTYRLLGDELDSPRGRIYQIKQVLEGAEPTATTQLHLDRCLTCRACETTCPSGVEYGRLADLGRQIVEERVPRSRQERIMRGLLRTVLPHRRLFTPLLTLGRTFRPLIPAMLRHHVPTARRAPWPSATNTATRRVILFEGCVQPALVPAINAHTARVLDELGIAAVRTPAAGCCGAIDQHLGAPEKARERIRHNLDAWAPELDAGADAIVVNATGCGAQVAEYAHALATDPAYSERAQQATQRAVDPVELLEPYADRLRPADGIPKRIAFHAPCTLQHGLGLGGRVENLLRRIGFELTPVADPHICCGSAGTYSVLQPELAEQLRGDKVRNLEKGAPEMIATANIGCLTHIQTGTGLPVRHWLEMITATDLDG